taatgcaaactttaaacCTTAATACAGTTTAGACAGGTCAGTTATAAAAACAGGTATTATGAAGGAGGAAGTGATCTATGGAGCccaaacagtttgtgtatcaggctgtaaacatgtttaacatgggagtctatgggactgactcactgctggagcccCTGCTGGACGGTAGAGGAATTGCAGCTTTTGGTGCCTCAGTGCTGCAGTGCAGACACCACACTCATGATCACTTCCAGCTCATAACCTTCATCCACTGAAATCTCATCATGCATATGCATGTGTTGCTCAGCTCATCACAGCTGTGATCAACCCTTCAATGTCTATGAAGCACCTCGTGGTTGGCGGTTAAGTGCTTTTTGGTTTCAGTGATAAAATACTGGGAAAATGAATTGTAGGTATCTTACTTAATCTCACAGTTTGATGACAGTCTCACACAGCAGAGGCGTTACAGCTGTAGTTTCgttatttgtgtttgtgcaggcGCGGAGTCTGCAGACAGCGGCATTGGGGACGTGGACGACCTGCCGGTTCCTCAGCAGATCCGGATCACCAACATCACCTGCGATTCATTCAAGATCAGCTGGGACATGGACAGCAGGGGCCGAGACAGGATCACACACTACTTCATCGACCTCAACAAGAAGGAGAACATGAGCTCCAACAAGTTCAAACACAAGGTGGGTCTGCAGAGCCGATCCTGGGCTCTCTGACTCTGCTTTAGACGATACAAAGCAAACGAACCGGACGAGCCGagtactttttgttttccaggaTGTGCCCACCAAGCTGGTGGCCAAAGCAGTTCCCCTGCCGATGACAGTGAGGGGCCACTGGTTCCTGAGTCCTCGCACAGAGTACACCGTGGCCGTTCAGACGGCTGCCAAACAGCCAGACGGAGAATACGCCGTTTCTCGGTGGAGCGAGATCATTGAGTTCTGCACTGCAGGTTAGACTGAAGCCTCTCAGTCCAAAAACCACACCTCTCCTCACTGCTCGTCCACACTGATCCCTTTGGATCAATTTGCAGGTTAAAGCATCACGAGGATCGTCTTTGAACTAATTTACTATCACACTGTTTTTAGTCCCACTGATAAAATAGAcccataatttaaaaaattcctTTGCAGTCACACTATGGACTAACATAACTCATCTTTATCCACAGCATCTAAATATAGGATTAATGTTGAATGTCTGAGTCTGTGCACCTGCAGATTACTCCTCCATCCACCTGAACCAGCTGCTGCAGAAAGCAGAGGCGATCGCTGGCAGGATGCTGCCGTTCACCGTCTTCTACAGAAACCAGCAGAGGGAGTTCTTCCAACAAGACAGGTGCGCCCCGCTCAGTGACCAAAACCCCGAGAAGGTTCTCCGTACAGCTGTGCTTTAGCCCTGTGTGTCATTCCAGAGATGCTCAGTCCTGCTTCTTGCTGCCGACGGTGAAAGACAACAGCGGCAGCCACGGGTCCCCCATCAGCGGCAAACTGGAGGGGATCTTCTTCAGCTGCAACACAGAGTTCAACACAGGAAAACCTCCCCAGGACTCCCCCTACGGGCCGTATCGCTTCCAGGTACCatttagaccagcggtcccgAACCCGCGGGCCGTGGGGCaataccggtccgtgagtcgttttttaccgggccgcgagagtt
This sequence is a window from Pelmatolapia mariae isolate MD_Pm_ZW linkage group LG8, Pm_UMD_F_2, whole genome shotgun sequence. Protein-coding genes within it:
- the LOC134633556 gene encoding phytanoyl-CoA hydroxylase-interacting protein-like, with the protein product MTEPPSPSVELQSLQPGQGAESADSGIGDVDDLPVPQQIRITNITCDSFKISWDMDSRGRDRITHYFIDLNKKENMSSNKFKHKDVPTKLVAKAVPLPMTVRGHWFLSPRTEYTVAVQTAAKQPDGEYAVSRWSEIIEFCTADYSSIHLNQLLQKAEAIAGRMLPFTVFYRNQQREFFQQDRDAQSCFLLPTVKDNSGSHGSPISGKLEGIFFSCNTEFNTGKPPQDSPYGPYRFQIRADVLFNKTTNMYFGDFYCMYTSYHYVILVLAPDGSKGDAFCKGRLPALDRSGNRFLTRTEEEDGSLSFRHAQDVNLEVMYTEPVDLRLGAVSQISGHQLMSLSTANAKKDPSCKVCNISVGR